The genomic interval AGGCGGACGTCCATGCGACCGCCGGCGAGACGCATGGCTTCGCCGAGGATGCGTGGATTCCCTATCTCACGATCCGCTACACGCTGACCAAGGATGGCACCGCGTTCAAGAAAACCGGCACGCTCGCGCCGATGACGGCGGGCGACGGTCCGCACTACGCGAACAACGTCGCGATGTCGGGACCCGGGACCTATCGGCTGACCTATGAAATCCTGCCGCCCTCCGCCAACGGCTTCCGCCGCCATATCGACAAGGCGACCGGCGTGCCCGTCTGGTGGAAGCCGATCACGGCCCATTGGACCTTCGCCTATCCCAGCAAGAGCAAATAACGCCCGCCGCCGCCGCGCCACGCCCGCCGTCAGGCTTTGGATGAGACGCGCGCGGAAGCGCTAAAATGCGCTGCGTCGTTCGCCGATCGGCGTTGCGCGGTCTTGACTTTCCGCCCGCAAGACGCCTTCCAAGGTCAGCGATCTCGTAGAGGTAGGTTCATGGACGGCGATCTTCTCGGCATTACCGCGGCAGTGGCGCGCCGGCCCAACGAGCCCTTCAGCATCGAGCAGTTGACGCTCGAACCGCCGCGGCCGGACGAGGTGCTGGTGCGCATCGTCGCCGCCGGCATGTGCCACACCGATCTGATGGCCAAGGACACGGCGCAGATGCCGCATCCGATGGTTCTGGGCCATGAAGGCGCCGGCGTGGTCGAGCGGGTCGGCTCGGCCGTTCGCACGCTTCGGCCGGGCGACCATGTGGTCCTCACCTTCATGTTCTGCGGCCATTGTTCGCGATGCCTGCGCGGCGAGCCCAGCTATTGCGAGTCGATCATGCCGCTCTGCTTCGGCGGCGCGCGCGAGGACGGCTCGACCGCGACGCAGGATGCGCACGGCCCCGTCCACGACCATTTCTTCGGCCAGTCGTCCTTCGCGACCTATGCCCTGGCGAGCGAGCGCAATGCGATCAAGGTCCCCAACGACGCACCACTCGAATTGCTGGGGCCGTTCGGCTGCGGCCTGCCGACCGGTGCCGGCGCGGTGATCAACGCGCTCAAGGTCGGCGTCGGCCAGAGCCTGGCCGTGTTCGGCGCCGGCGCGGTCGGCATGGCGGCGATCATGGCCGCGAAGATCGTCGGCGCCACGACGATCGTCGCGGTCGATCTGGTCGACAGCCGGCTCGAGCTGGCGCGCGAGCTCGGCGCGACCGATGTCGTGAACGGCCACGCGCCGGATCGGGTCGAGCGGGTCATGGCGGCGACCTCGGGAAAGGGCGTGGACTTCGCGCTGGATGCCACGGGCACGGACAAGGTCATGCCCATGGCGATGCAGGTCCTGGCCCATCGCGGCACCTGCGGCTTCGTCGGCGGCGCCGCGCCGGGCGCGACCACGGCGGTCGATCTCGGATGGCTGATGACCGGCGGGCGCACCCTGCGCGGCATCCTCGAAGGCGACGCGGTGCCGGACCGGTTCATCCCGGCGCTGATCGAGCTGCACCGCCAGGGCCGCTTCCCGTTTGAGAAGCTGGTGAAGGTCTACGAGCTGGCCGACATCAACCAGGCCGCCCGCGACAGCGAAAGCGGCAAGACGATCAAGCCGGTCATTCGGATGCCTGGCTAACTTGGCACCACCTTCGTTTGGATCAAATCGATAAGAAATTCGTCGTCGTCCAGCTTGTCCGGGCGACCCAATTTTCTTTCGGCGGCCAAATTGGATCGCCCGCATGAAGCGGGCGATGACGACTGGTTTCCCACGATTCAATCCAAACCGGAGCGATGCTGACCGCCCCCTGCCTTCGCCCGCGCGCGGAAGGCGTGCAACAGCGGCTCGGTATAGCCATTGGGCTGCTCGACGCCTTCGAACACGAGCGCGCGCGCGGCCTGAAAGGCGAGACTCTCGCTCTCATTCCCCGCCATCGGCCGATAGGCCGGATCGCCGGCATTCTGCGCGTCGACTTTGCCCGCCATGCGCCTCAGCGCCTCCTCGACCTCGTCGGCCGTGCACACGCCGTGCAGGAGCCAGTTCGCCATGTGCTGGGACGAGATGCGCAGCGTCGCGCGATCCTCCATCAGTCCCACATCGTGGATATCCGGCACCTTGGAGCAGCCGATCCCCTGGTCCACCCAGCGCACGACATAGCCGAGGATTCCCTGAGCGTTGTTGTCGAGCTCCTCGCGGATCTCTCCCGGCGACCGGTTGCGCCCCGGCGCTACGGGAATTTTCAACAAGTCATCGAGCGGCGGAACGGCCTCGCCGGCGATCTCCCTCTGCCGTCCGAACACGTCGACCTGGTGATAGTGCAGCGCATGCAGCGTCGCCGCCGTCGGGCTCGGCACCCAGGCGGTGTTCGCGCCGGCGCGGGGATGGCCGATCTTCTGC from Rhizomicrobium sp. carries:
- a CDS encoding iron transporter, whose amino-acid sequence is MRRAIAVSMGLLAGAAGLASAARAAEFYIGEPVVKDGLQIVPNYLVGIEMDRMPPGGEMGPNTVHLEADVHATAGETHGFAEDAWIPYLTIRYTLTKDGTAFKKTGTLAPMTAGDGPHYANNVAMSGPGTYRLTYEILPPSANGFRRHIDKATGVPVWWKPITAHWTFAYPSKSK
- a CDS encoding NAD(P)-dependent alcohol dehydrogenase, which codes for MDGDLLGITAAVARRPNEPFSIEQLTLEPPRPDEVLVRIVAAGMCHTDLMAKDTAQMPHPMVLGHEGAGVVERVGSAVRTLRPGDHVVLTFMFCGHCSRCLRGEPSYCESIMPLCFGGAREDGSTATQDAHGPVHDHFFGQSSFATYALASERNAIKVPNDAPLELLGPFGCGLPTGAGAVINALKVGVGQSLAVFGAGAVGMAAIMAAKIVGATTIVAVDLVDSRLELARELGATDVVNGHAPDRVERVMAATSGKGVDFALDATGTDKVMPMAMQVLAHRGTCGFVGGAAPGATTAVDLGWLMTGGRTLRGILEGDAVPDRFIPALIELHRQGRFPFEKLVKVYELADINQAARDSESGKTIKPVIRMPG